Proteins encoded together in one Penicillium digitatum chromosome 1, complete sequence window:
- a CDS encoding Helicase, C-terminal, which translates to MDGLQLSNDTQLYSTMAGKLDSKLLKALDVMGFTHMTPVQQRVLTELPNWRSDCLVQAKTGTGKTLAFLLPALHCLLQGDSAPPKGKVGILIITPTRELAQQIAKACDELTSQLPTPLECHVAVGGTARASAHSRFMKGAPSILVATPGRLCDYLSQTPTAKKLSNIQTLVLDEADTMLESGFIADVKRILQLIPQKSTGWQGMCFSATVPPKVKDVVNIVLKRDYTSISTIEKNEAPTHERVPQYHVLMPSVADTFTTLASLLKHEIKKSSKIIVFGVTAHMVALLAGVFCKGMVHLKVFEIHSRLNQGARTRTTDQFKEAEAGILFASDVIGRGMDFPNVDLVIQVGLPSNGEQYVHRVGRTARAGADGRAIILLTEGESFFMKNNRHLPIKPHPDTEAINAGAPSCSKAVLQAMYTIDEESKQRAYSSFIGFFAGSGLLRQLRLDKAGLVQLANEMAVKGMGCPEPPPMDRKVIGKMGLKGVPGFNYADPNEMARNGSSRPRNSSRGGKTRDALSPGAGQGDRGGIEKKRGGGRGGRGGRGARRGGGRGKPSS; encoded by the coding sequence ATGGACGGTCTTCAACTCAGCAATGACACTCAGTTATACTCAACAATGGCTGGGAAGTTGGActccaagctcctcaaagccCTTGACGTGATGGGGTTTACCCATATGACCCCTGTCCAGCAGCGTGTTTTGACTGAACTTCCAAATTGGCGCAGCGACTGCCTGGTCCAGGCCAAAACTGGAACTGGAAAAACCCTTGCTTTTTTGTTGCCGGCATTGCACTGCCTGCTCCAAGGTGATTCCGCGCCACCCAAAGGCAAGGTTGGCATCTTGATCATTACCCCAACCCGAGAACTTGCCCAACAAATTGCAAAGGCATGTGATGAATTAACGTCGCAACTTCCCACTCCGCTTGAGTGCCACGTTGCCGTTGGTGGAACTGCCCGAGCATCGGCTCATTCGCGCTTCATGAAGGGCGCACCATCCATTCTTGTCGCCACCCCGGGACGCCTATGCGACTACTTATCTCAAACTCCCACCGCCAAGAAGCTGTCTAACATCCAAACTTTGGTCTTGGATGAAGCCGACACGATGCTTGAGAGTGGATTTATTGCTGATGTGAAGCGAATCCTCCAGCTCATCCCACAAAAGAGCACAGGGTGGCAAGGCATGTGCTTCTCAGCCACCGTCCCACCTAAAGTCAAGGATGTGGTCAATATTGTGTTGAAGAGAGACTACACCAGCATTTCTACCATCGAAAAGAATGAAGCACCAACGCATGAAAGGGTTCCCCAGTACCACGTGCTGATGCCATCTGTGGCAGATACCTTCACCACACTTGCCTCCCTGCTCAAGCATGAAATCAAGAAGAGCTCGAAAATCATTGTCTTTGGCGTGACTGCACACATGGTTGCTCTACTAGCAGGAGTCTTCTGCAAGGGCATGGTTCATTTGAAGGTGTTTGAGATCCACTCCAGACTCAACCAGGGTGCTCGCACAAGAACCACCGATCAATTTAAGGAGGCTGAAGCCGGCATTCTGTTCGCTTCAGATGTTATTGGTCGTGGTATGGATTTCCCCAACGTCGACTTGGTCATCCAGGTCGGTTTGCCATCAAACGGCGAGCAGTACGTTCACCGTGTCGGTCGTACCGCCCGTGCTGGCGCTGACGGCCGCGCTATCATCCTTCTCACGGAGGGTGAGTCGTTCTTCATGAAGAACAACCGCCACTTGCCCATTAAGCCCCACCCCGATACTGAAGCGATCAATGCCGGTGCTCCTTCATGCTCCAAGGCTGTCTTGCAGGCCATGTACACCATTGATGAAGAATCGAAGCAACGTGCCTACTCGTCTTTCATCGGTTTCTTCGCTGGATCGGGTCTTCTGAGACAGCTTCGTCTCGACAAGGCTGGCCTTGTCCAACTTGCCAACGAGATGGCCGTCAAAGGCATGGGATGTCCTGAGCCTCCACCAATGGACAGAAAGGTCATTGGCAAGATGGGGTTGAAGGGTGTTCCCGGTTTCAACTATGCAGACCCAAATGAGATGGCCCGAAACGGATCCTCTAGACCTCGCAATTCATCCCGAGGCGGCAAGACTCGAGATGCACTTAGCCCCGGAGCTGGCCAAGGAGACCGAGGCGGTATTGAGAAAAAGCGTGGAGGAGGTCGCGGGGGCCGCGGAGGCCGTGGAGCACGTCGTGGTGGTGGACGTGGAAAGCCCAGTTCATGA
- a CDS encoding Monooxygenase, FAD-binding yields MGGGPTGLLQALLLSRLGVQSLIIERYPERLAAPKAHAINPRSLEILRQFGLGEKHVRQLGTSRDDSFSVNFLTNLCGDAIGRLPYERMDPAVLNDTPEMIHNIPQPALEQELSNFIAKDPNVTLIKGFSIYAVEQTENEVMATIEQRSTGQLHQTKSRHLIACDGRRSKVRELLGIESESEDSDQTMMTIHFNANLRPVVGDRVGMLYWIMDPLAAGFIIGYDLDGNQVHISQVDIKQHPVESWTEEICRAKIRGAIGTADVPFEVLSCRPWVFRRQVAVTFQAGNVFLAGDAAHSFPPTGGLGLNCGLADVHNLAYKIALVHRKVATPSILSTYTAERRGVADSYSKQSVKNGKEVFALLQSLKTAGVEDVAQARKNMVAALADPAQRKQVEAGIEGQREHFDNLELQIGYVYGATKPPSHASHYSPKFVPGARLPHAWITFPEQVSSETEAAKRSSLPRDPVDVSYVKELGADQVRACQWSTLDLCGPDSWTLILGKEQQNPQISFLQKHFSVVGLPLNTWRLGMDFEIVKQSWFANELIHGGGILIRPDQHILARVSIEAKGKDLVTEVSKHLGIS; encoded by the exons ATGGGGGGAGGCCCGACTGGCCTGTTACAAGCTCTGCTTCTGTCTCGACTAGGGG TCCAATCATTGATTATCGAACGTTATCCCGAGCGTCTAGCTGCTCCAAAAGCCCACGCGATCAACCCCCGCTCTTTGGAAATCTTGCGTCAATTTGGCCTAGGCGAGAAGCATGTCCGCCAGCTAGGCACTTCACGAGATGATAGCTTCTCGGTTAATTTTCTCACCAATCTTTGCGGGGATGCGATCGGCAGGCTCCCGTATGAGCGTATGGATCCTGCTGTATTGAATGACACGCCAGAG ATGATCCATAATATACCCCAACCAGCGCTCGAGCAAGAATTGTCCAATTTCATCGCAAAGGATCCCAACGTCACCTTAATCAAGGGATTCAGTATATATGCTGTGGAACAG ACTGAAAATGAAGTCATGGCGACAATTGAGCAACGCTCCACTGGACAGCTCCATCAAACAAAGTCCCGTCACCTCATAGCCTGTGATGGTCGTAGAAGCAAGGTCCGCGAGCTGCTCGGGATCGAGTCTGAAAGCGAAGACTCAGACCAGACAATGATGACCATTCATTTCAACGCCAATCTGCGACCCGTCGTTGGTGACCGGGTCGGCATGTTGTACTGGATAATGGACCCTTTAGCTGCGGGTTTCATCATCGGCTATGACCTTGATGGAAACCAGGTACACATCAGCCAGGTCGACATTAAACAGCATCCAGTCGAGTCGTGGACAGAAGAGATATGCAGAGCCAAGATCCGTGGTGCTATCGGTACAGCAGATGTTCCGTTTGAGGTCCTGAGCTGTCGCCCGTGGGTCTTCCGTCGACAGGTGGCTGTCACGTTCCAGGCAGGAAACGTCTTCTT GGCTGGAGATGCTGCTCACTCATTCCCCCCAACTGGTGGACTTGGATTGAATTGTGGTCTTGCAGATGTTCATAACTTGGCTTATAAGATTGCCTTGGTTCATCGGAAAGTGGCAACACCATCTATACTTTCTACATACACTGCTGAGCGACGTGGTGTTGCGGATTCCTATTCCAAGCAGAGCGTTAAGAACGGCAAGGAGGTTTTTGCACTGCTGCAAAGTCTCAAGACTGCTGGTGTTGAAGATGTTGCTCAAGCACGAAAGAATATGGTGGCAGCGTTGGCGGATCCGGCCCAAAGGAAACAGGTTGAGGCAGGTATTGAAGGGCAGAGAGAACATTTTGATAAT CTGGAGCTTCAAATTGGATACGTGTATGGAGCTACTAAGCCACCTTCTCATGCTTCCCATTATTCTCCGAAATTTGTGCCCGGGGCGCGCCTGCCTCATGCTTGGATCACTTTTCCAGAGCAGGTTTCCTCGGAGACAGAGGCGGCTAAGCGTTCCTCGCTACCTCGGGACCCAGTCGACGTATCCTACGTTAAGGAGCTTGGTGCAGATCAGGTTCGCGCATGTCAGTGGAGTACCCTGGATCTTTGTGGTCCTGACTCTTGGACTTTGATCTTGGGAAAGGAGCAGCAAAATCCTCAGATTTCATTTTTGCAGAAGCACTTTAGCGTGGTTGGTTTACCTCTTAACACCTGGCGCCTCGGGATGGATTTTGAAATCGTCAAGCAAAGCTGGTTCGCTAATGAATTGATTCATGGTGGAGGGATTCTGATTCGCCCTGATCAGCATATTTTAGCAAGGGTCTCTATTGAGGCCAAGGGAAAGGACTTGGTTACAGAAGTGAGCAAACATCTTGGGATTTCATAG
- a CDS encoding Basic-leucine zipper (bZIP) transcription factor, whose protein sequence is MSSQDEPPVKRRESRSGTRKVSTLSAEQLERKRANDREAQRSIRQRTKEHIEQLESQVSTLQSQIAEMRLQKKRFDEVVQHNAFLENEVMRLKHQVASLTGRPEFASNNEPIASFRSEWSLEEASSSALPGIPTTGALLPPQFSATSHTQRPSGLSASHRGSHQHDWQQPYPSTRSPSLGAASDPEFPNCLEPYPEHGQTHQAQPIRTPQQQSESSFSEFAYNNRTLSLSNASPVPQPTPDRVYQSSAPTYQQQIPQSQQTDPAYEYPWVPPS, encoded by the coding sequence ATGAGCTCTCAAGATGAACCGCCTGTGAAGAGGCGGGAGTCTCGATCGGGGACAAGGAAAGTCTCAACTCTGTCAGCGGAACAACTAGAGCGAAAGCGTGCAAACGATCGAGAGGCTCAGCGGTCCATTCGCCAACGCACCAAGGAGCATATCGAACAACTTGAATCTCAGGTCTCTACGCTCCAATCACAGATTGCGGAGATGCGGCTCCAAAAAAAACGGTTTGATGAAGTTGTACAGCACAACGCCTTCCTAGAGAACGAAGTAATGCGATTGAAGCACCAAGTTGCTTCTTTAACAGGCCGACCGGAATTTGCATCAAACAACGAGCCGATAGCTTCATTTCGAAGTGAGTGGTCTTTGGAAGAAGCCTCGAGTAGTGCATTACCGGGCATCCCAACAACGGGGGCATTGTTACCGCCACAATTCTCTGCAACGTCCCACACTCAAAGGCCATCTGGCCTTTCAGCATCGCATCGAGGGTCTCATCAGCATGACTGGCAACAACCCTATCCGTCCACAAGATCGCCGTCGCTTGGTGCAGCCTCCGATCCCGAATTCCCCAATTGTCTGGAGCCATATCCCGAACATGGTCAAACGCATCAAGCACAACCAATACGCACACCTCAGCAACAATCCGAATCTTCTTTCTCCGAATTCGCTTACAACAACCGGACACTTTCCCTGTCGAATGCCAGTCCCGTTCCTCAGCCAACTCCTGACCGAGTCTACCAATCCTCCGCACCAACGTACCAGCAACAGATACCTCAATCGCAGCAGACAGATCCGGCATACGAGTATCCATGGGTGCCACCATCATAA
- a CDS encoding Acyl-CoA dehydrogenase, putative has product MASIIRALRPLSRTPSVRLAGKRLAAGRLVQNAYAFSTTPRRREVDLSGLTPTPITLLSETESLMADSVSRFAAEQIGPKVREMDEAETMDLKVVEQLFEQGLMGIEVPEEFGGAGMNFTAAIVAIEELARVDPSVSVMVDVHNTLVNTAIMKYGDALAQRTWLPKLTTGTVGSFCLSEPASGSDAFALQTKAEKTADGYKINGSKMWITNSMEAGIFIVFANIDPSKGYKGITAFIVEKNTPGFSIAKKEKKLGIRASSTCVLNFDDCIIPKSNLLGEEGQGYKYAISVLNEGRIGIAAQMTGLALGAWENAARYVWNDRRQFGELIGNFQGMQHQIAQAYTEIAAARALVYNAARKKEAGQDFVKDAAMAKLYASQVAGRVSSSAVEWMGGMGFVREGIAEKMFRDSKIGAIYEGTSNIQLQTIAKLLQKQYTN; this is encoded by the exons ATGGCTTCTATTATTCGTGCGCTGCGACCTTTGTCGCGTACCCCCTCAGTCCGCTTGGCGGGCAAACGACTTGCTGCTGGTCGGCTTGTACAGAA CGCATATGCATTCTCAACCACCCCCCGCCGGCGGGAGGTCGACCTCTCCGGGCTGACCCCGACGCCGATTACGCTTTTGTCCGAGACAGAATCCTTGATGGCCGACTCAGTATCGAGGTTCGCGGCGGAGCAAATCGGCCCAAAGGTGCGAGAAATGGACGAGGCCGAGACTATGGACCTGAAAGTTGTGGAGCAGCTCTTCGAGCAGGGCTTGATGGGCATTGAGGTGCCAGAGGAGTTTGGCGGCGCCGGGATGAACTTCACCGCGGCGATCGTCGCGATCGAGGAGTTGGCACGCGTCGACCCTAGTGTCAGTGTGATGGTCGACGTCCACAACACACTGGTCAACACTGCGATCATGAAGTATGGCGATGCCCTGGCCCAGCGGACCTGGCTGCCCAAGTTGACCACCGGCACTGTCGGCTCATTCTGTCTCTCCGAGCCTGCATCTGGTTCCGATGCCTTCGCGCTCCAGACTAAGGCCGAGAAGACCGCCGATGGCTATAAGATCAATGGCTCTAAGATGTGGATCACTAACTCTATGGAGGCTGGTATCTTCATCGTCTTTGCCAACATAGACCCCAGCAAGGGTTACAAAGGTATTACTGCTTTCATTGTCGAGAAAAATACCCCCGGCTTCTCGATTgccaagaaggagaagaagcttGGAATCCGTGCTAGCAGCACTTGTGTACTCAATTTTGACGACTGTATCATCCCCAAGAGCAATTTGCTCGGCGAGGAGGGACAGGGATACAAGTACGCCATCAGCGTCTTGAACGAGGGTCGTATTGGCATCGCCGCCCAGATGACCGGTCTGGCCCTCGGCGCATGGGAAAACGCCGCACG GTACGTTTGGAACGACCGCCGCCAATTCGGTGAGCTCATCGGAAACTTCCAAGGCATGCAGCACCAGATTGCGCAGGCCTATACCGAGATTGCCGCTGCCCGCGCTCTCGTCTACAACGCCGCCCGTAAGAAGGAGGCTGGCCAGGACTTTGTCAAGGATGCCGCCATGGCTAAGCTGTACGCCTCCCAGGTCGCCGGCCGGGTATCCAGCTCGGCTGTTGAATGGATGGGTGGCATGGGATTTGTCCGCGAGGGCATTGCTGAGAAGATGTTTCGCGATAGTAAGATCGGTGCTATCTATGAGGGGACCAGCAACATCCAGCTGCAGACTATTGCCAAGCTTCTTCAGAAGCAGTACACGAACTAG
- a CDS encoding GPI-anchored wall transfer protein 1, translated as MDPSYKARKEAFVSNLAGSTILEINTVTLVASTSVLLWSALQSRLSFFTPYGPAALATDFILNVLAILFATTAYSSTPLLLNIFLISPAVLLLLTQNGLRIPQKAKPPRKSKAKNESSQEEEQALPIHPFLTTYRAAMMIVTCIAILAVDFRAFPRRFAKVENWGTSLMDLGVGSFVFSAGVVSARAVLKGRHSKSPRLALHKRLIGSARHSIPLLVLGLIRLWSVKGLDYAEHVTEYGVHWNFFFTLGFLPPFVELFDSLVALIPSYEVLALGIAVLYQVALESTDLKGYILVSPRGPDLLSKNREGIFSFIGYFAIFLAGRGVGVRIIPRGTSAAKSPQKARNSVLVQLVLQGMFWSTLFFFNSTYAFGYGANIPVSRRLANMPYVLWVAAFNSAQLFLFCFTETVFFPSVHRATSKEGEAEQTSFATSRILHAFNRGGLALFLIANLLTGAVNLSIPTLDLNTPQAMGILVVYAAVLTGAALGMDNYNIKLSL; from the exons ATGGATCCGAGCTACAAAGCTCGCAAGGAGGCCTTTGTGTCTAATCTTGCGGGAAGCACAATCCTCGAGATCAATACAGTCACACTCGTTGCTTCA ACATCTGTCCTCCTTTGGTCTGCGCTTCAGTCTCGCTTATCCTTCTTCACACCCTACGGTCCTGCGGCACTCGCGACTGACTTCatcctcaatgtactcgccATCTTATTCGCGACGACTGCATACTCCTCCACACCGCTTCTCCTCAACATCTTCCTCATCTCCCCCGCGGTTCTCCTACTCCTCACCCAGAACGGCCTGCGCATACCCCAAAAGGCGAAACCGCCTCGCAAGTCCAAGGCCAAAAATGAAAGCTCCCAGGAGGAGGAGCAGGCCCTGCCTATTCACCCATTCTTGACCACCTACCGCGCAGCCATGATGATTGTCACCTGTATAGCTATTCTTGCAGTCGATTTCCGCGCATTCCCACGTCGTTTCGCCAAGGTAGAGAACTGGGGAACATCTCTAATGGACTTGGGCGTGGGCTCTTTTGTGTTCTCCGCTGGAGTAGTCTCTGCGCGCGCGGTTCTGAAGGGTCGGCACTCAAAATCCCCGAGATTGGCTTTGCATAAGAGATTGATTGGGTCGGCTCGGCACTCCATTCCTCTGCTTGTGCTAGGCCTCATCCGATTGTGGAGCGTCAAAGGATTGGACTATGCGGAACATGTGACGGAATATGGTGTCCACTGGAACTTTTTCTTCACGCTTGGCTTTTTGCCTCCTTTTGTGGAGCTATTCGACTCCTTGGTTGCCCTGATTCCCTCTTATGAGGTGCTTGCACTTGGAATAGCGGTACTCTACCAAGTCGCTCTGGAGTCGACCGATCTCAAGGGTTACATTCTGGTGTCTCCTCGGGGGCCAGATCTGCTCTCCAAGAACCGCGAGGGAATCTTTTCTTTCATTGGATATTTTGCAATTTTCCTCGCTGGACGGGGTGTTGGAGTTCGCATCATTCCTCGTGGTACCTCGGCCGCAAAGTCGCCACAGAAAGCACGGAACTCTGTTCTGGTGCAACTGGTTCTTCAGGGAATGTTCTGGTCAACCCTGTTCTTCTTTAATTCCACCTACGCATTTGGCTATGGTGCCAACATCCCAGTGTCGCGTCGGCTGGCTAACATGCCATACGTGCTTTGGGTGGCAGCATTCAACAGTGCCCAGCTTTTCCTGTTCTGTTTTACCGAGACTGTCTTTTTCCCCTCGGTTCACCGAGCGACTAGCAAGGAAGGCGAGGCAGAGCAGACGTCCTTTGCGACCAGTCGCATCTTACATGCCTTCAACCGTGGTGGGCTTGCATTGTTCCTGATTGCGAACCTGCTTACTGGAGCAGTAAATCTCAGCATTCCAACATTGGATCTCAACACACCCCAGGCCATGGGTATTCTAGTAGTCTATGCAGCAGTGCTAACTGGTGCTGCTCTGGGGATGGACAACTACAACATTAAATTGAGCTTGTAG